A single genomic interval of Candidatus Methylomirabilota bacterium harbors:
- a CDS encoding SDR family oxidoreductase, with protein MRGSERADLGGQVALVTGAARGIGQACAVALARDGADVAVADLLRPDETLGAIRKHGRRGLGVTLDVTVGDDVRGAVEQVAGQLGRLDILVTAAGILHRDLLEETTEPTWDRVVDVVLKGTFLAIQAAVPVMRAQGYGKIVTIASISGLIGGAVSRARESAETRRGRSGPAYAAAKGGVIALTKWVAKDVGQAGIYVNAVAPGAVDSEMTRGYAYPVEALPIPRMGQPLDVAEAVAFLASPASNYITGHVLCVDGGWAI; from the coding sequence ATGCGGGGCAGCGAGCGGGCGGACCTCGGAGGGCAGGTCGCCCTGGTCACCGGCGCCGCCCGCGGGATCGGCCAGGCCTGCGCAGTGGCGCTGGCGCGGGACGGCGCCGACGTGGCGGTCGCCGACCTGCTTCGCCCCGACGAGACGCTGGGCGCTATCCGGAAGCATGGCCGGCGGGGGCTCGGGGTGACCCTCGACGTCACGGTCGGAGACGACGTGCGCGGGGCGGTGGAGCAGGTGGCGGGGCAACTCGGGCGGCTCGACATCCTCGTCACCGCGGCGGGCATCCTTCATCGCGACCTTCTGGAGGAGACCACCGAACCCACCTGGGACCGCGTGGTCGACGTCGTCCTCAAGGGCACCTTCCTCGCCATCCAGGCGGCGGTTCCCGTCATGCGCGCCCAGGGATACGGGAAGATCGTCACCATCGCCTCGATCTCCGGGCTCATCGGGGGCGCCGTCTCCCGGGCCCGCGAGTCCGCCGAGACCCGTCGCGGGCGTTCGGGGCCGGCCTACGCGGCCGCCAAGGGGGGCGTCATCGCGCTGACCAAGTGGGTGGCCAAGGACGTCGGGCAGGCCGGCATCTACGTGAACGCGGTAGCGCCGGGCGCCGTGGACAGCGAGATGACGCGCGGCTACGCGTATCCCGTGGAAGCGCTCCCCATTCCCCGAATGGGTCAGCCCCTGGACGTGGCCGAGGCGGTCGCCTTCTTGGCGTCGCCGGCGTCGAACTACATCACGGGGCATGTCCTCTGTGTCGACGGCGGCTGGGCCATCTAA
- a CDS encoding putative maltokinase encodes MTYVIPRCRLLRPPDGAALLAALAEIAPGLGDYLVAQRWFGSKGRTVGTVTIVDGAAVPAPGIAAALALLEVAYVKGPPEVYLLPLAARPMADAEARLEPPLPALARLGVPGGDWLLYDGLEDPAVGEALLRLMEEADRLATAAGALLFDRTPVLSQAAAGVHPVPLRHIRRLRGEQSNTSVAFDDRLLLKVYRRLAAGENPDLEVSRFLTLKGRFRHIPLLAGFAEYAGADARRTVAVLQTFIPNQGDGWAWTLGALREFYAAARPRAVPGTSEHTLAVVVGLTPEYMAGARRLGEVTGELHAALASDAGDPAFAPEPVVPEDLRAWAAAIEAEIDEALAGLRTAGDRAAHAQRPGIDRILAAAGTVREKVARAIGRLAGVTLWKTRIHGDYHLGQVLRRAGAGDEFVITDFEGEPARPLAARRAKHSPLRDVAGMLRSFTYASYAGFFEAVAEHRDAARALEPWRAAWETAAADAFLAGYRAVTVERGVVIVPPARDVMARLLSIFCLEKAAYELSYELNNRPAWLPIPLAAFTRELAA; translated from the coding sequence ATGACGTACGTCATTCCGCGCTGTAGGCTGCTGCGGCCGCCCGACGGGGCGGCGCTCCTGGCGGCGCTGGCCGAGATCGCGCCGGGACTCGGGGACTACTTGGTCGCTCAGCGCTGGTTCGGCAGCAAGGGGCGCACGGTCGGCACCGTGACGATCGTGGATGGCGCGGCGGTCCCGGCGCCCGGCATCGCCGCCGCGCTGGCCCTCCTCGAGGTGGCCTACGTCAAGGGGCCGCCTGAGGTCTATCTGCTCCCGCTCGCCGCCCGACCCATGGCCGACGCGGAGGCCCGCCTGGAACCGCCCCTGCCTGCGCTCGCGCGACTGGGGGTGCCGGGCGGAGACTGGCTGCTCTACGACGGGCTGGAAGATCCCGCGGTGGGCGAGGCGCTCCTGCGCCTCATGGAAGAGGCCGATCGGTTGGCGACCGCGGCCGGAGCGCTCCTCTTCGATCGCACGCCCGTGCTGTCTCAGGCGGCGGCCGGCGTGCATCCGGTCCCGCTCCGTCACATCCGGCGCCTGCGCGGAGAGCAGAGCAACACCTCGGTGGCGTTCGACGATCGGCTCCTCCTCAAGGTCTACCGGCGTCTCGCCGCCGGCGAGAACCCCGATCTCGAGGTCTCGCGCTTCCTCACCTTGAAGGGCCGGTTCCGTCACATCCCGCTGCTGGCCGGGTTCGCCGAGTATGCGGGTGCCGACGCCAGGCGCACCGTCGCCGTCCTCCAGACGTTCATCCCGAACCAGGGCGACGGGTGGGCCTGGACCCTCGGCGCGCTCCGGGAGTTCTACGCCGCGGCCCGCCCGCGGGCGGTTCCCGGCACCAGCGAGCACACGCTCGCGGTCGTGGTGGGGCTCACCCCGGAGTACATGGCGGGCGCCCGACGCCTTGGCGAGGTCACCGGCGAGCTCCACGCGGCGCTCGCCTCGGATGCCGGTGACCCCGCCTTCGCCCCCGAGCCGGTCGTCCCCGAGGACCTGCGGGCCTGGGCGGCCGCCATCGAGGCCGAGATCGACGAGGCCCTGGCGGGGCTCCGCACGGCCGGCGACCGCGCGGCTCACGCCCAGCGGCCGGGGATCGACCGGATCCTGGCTGCTGCCGGGACGGTCCGGGAGAAAGTCGCGCGGGCGATCGGCCGCCTGGCCGGGGTGACTCTGTGGAAGACCCGAATCCACGGCGACTACCACCTGGGGCAGGTCTTGCGCCGGGCGGGGGCAGGCGACGAGTTCGTGATCACGGACTTCGAGGGCGAGCCGGCTCGGCCGCTGGCGGCCCGCCGGGCCAAGCACTCGCCGCTCCGCGACGTGGCGGGGATGCTGCGCTCGTTCACCTATGCGAGCTACGCGGGCTTCTTCGAGGCGGTGGCCGAGCATCGCGATGCGGCGCGGGCCCTCGAGCCGTGGCGCGCCGCCTGGGAGACGGCGGCCGCCGACGCCTTCCTGGCCGGCTATCGGGCCGTGACCGTGGAGCGCGGGGTGGTGATCGTGCCCCCGGCGCGCGACGTGATGGCGCGGCTCCTGTCGATCTTCTGTCTCGAGAAGGCGGCCTACGAGCTGAGCTACGAGTTGAACAACCGGCCGGCATGGCTGCCGATCCCGCTGGCGGCCTTCACCCGCGAGCTGGCCGCCTGA